The following are encoded together in the Lactuca sativa cultivar Salinas chromosome 1, Lsat_Salinas_v11, whole genome shotgun sequence genome:
- the LOC111900584 gene encoding probable serine/threonine-protein kinase PBL18 — MGICVGKPANVAHASSGQFLDDMINNKVKSSSKDSKNQTKTVTFNKVSKAPRDQNLPIPINLKAFSLHDLKTATKNFRPDSLLGEGGFGQVFKGWIDETTFAPAKPGTGLVVAVKILKADSRQGHREWLTELEYMGRLHHKNLVKLIGYSEECENRLLVYEYMPKGCLDNHLFKKNVQPMPWATRMRIAIDVAEGLAFLHSKVPCIIYRDLKASNILLDTEFNAKLSDFGLARNGPVGDNTHVSTRVVGTNGYAAPEYIATGHLTQKNDVYSFGVVLLELLSGRRAIAEERAGGVEETLVEWVKPFLSDTKRVLRIMDTRLGGQYSKKGAQAVAALASKCLHNDHRFRPPMAEVLASLQKIQNVQKEVVRVSPCREEGKLGGLKEISGAINSR; from the exons ATGGGTATTTGTGTCGGAAAGCCTGCCAATGTTGCTCATGCGTCTTCCGGTCAATTTCTTG ACGATATGATCAATAACAAGGTAAAATCGAGCTCAAAAGATTCCAAGAATCAGACAAAAACAGTCACCTTCAACAAAGTTTCAAAAGCACCCAGAGACCAAAATCTCCCTATCCCCATTAACCTCAAAGCCTTTAGCTTGCATGATCTGAAAACCGCCACCAAAAACTTCCGGCCAGATAGCCTTCTGGGTGAGGGCGGTTTTGGTCAAGTTTTTAAAGGGTGGATCGACGAGACCACCTTTGCTCCGGCCAAACCTGGCACCGGATTAGTGGTGGCTGTGAAAATACTCAAAGCTGATAGCCGGCAAGGTCACCGGGAATGGCTT ACTGAGCTTGAGTATATGGGAAGGCTTCATCATAAAAATCTGGTCAAACTCATTGGGTATAGTGAAGAATGTGAAAACCGGCTTCTTGTGTATGAGTACATGCCCAAAGGATGCTTGGATAACCACTTGTTTAAAA AAAATGTGCAACCGATGCCGTGGGCCACACGGATGCGGATTGCCATTGATGTAGCAGAAGGGTTAGCTTTCTTGCATAGTAAAGTACCCTGTATTATTTATCGAGATCTCAAGGCTTCTAATATACTCCTAGATACG GAGTTTAATGCGAAGCTTTCGGATTTTGGTTTAGCTAGGAATGGTCCTGTAGGTGACAATACACATGTTTCAACTAGGGTTGTTGGAACAAATGGTTATGCTGCACCTGAATATATTGCAACAG GGCACTTGACTCAAAAAAACGACGTGTACAGTTTTGGTGTGGTGTTATTAGAACTACTATCAGGAAGACGAGCGATAGCCGAAGAAAGAGCGGGTGGAGTCGAAGAGACATTAGTCGAATGGGTGAAACCGTTTCTAAGTGACACCAAACGGGTCCTAAGAATCATGGACACACGGTTAGGTGGTCAATACTCAAAAAAGGGTGCACAAGCCGTGGCTGCACTCGCATCAAAATGTCTTCATAATGATCATAGGTTTAGACCTCCTATGGCTGAAGTTCTTGCTTCTTTACAAAAGATTCAAAATGTTCAAAAAGAGGTTGTTAGGGTTTCCCCTTGTAGGGAAGAAGGAAAGTTAGGGGGTTTGAAGGAGATAAGTGGAGCTATTAACTCGAGATAG